From Halodesulfovibrio aestuarii DSM 17919 = ATCC 29578, the proteins below share one genomic window:
- a CDS encoding aldehyde dehydrogenase family protein — MAIAREQIESIVSEVLTQLNGVAQTSVAAPTAGDWGIFDELDDAVAAAKVAQTKIGTIAMRNKIIDIIRRAARNNARRLSEMAVEETGMGNVEDKIAKTLLVADRTPGTEVVSAEAITGDNGFTMIEKAPWGVIASVTPSTNPGSTVINNGISMIAAGNSVVFAPHPAAKRITQEAIKIINKAVVAETGIANLLVAVKEPSIDAAKRLFTYDGINLLVVTGGEAVVEAARKTTNKRLMAAGAGNPPVVVDETADIARAAESIYIGASFDNNLICADEKEVIAVDSIADQLKAEMKKVGAYELTLEQANTIAQTVILDYGTDKARANPKWVGRDAKKLAAIAGVTVPDTCKLLIVDAGRDSDYVFAKVEQMMPLVPVLRAHNFAEALEWALKLERGLSHTAGLHSTNVNNMEAMARATNTSLFVKNGPHVAGLGAGGEGWTSMTISTPTGEGVTNAATFTRIRRCALVDCFRIV; from the coding sequence ATGGCTATCGCACGTGAACAGATAGAGTCTATTGTTTCTGAAGTTCTTACTCAGCTGAACGGTGTCGCACAGACTTCTGTTGCTGCTCCTACCGCAGGTGACTGGGGTATTTTTGACGAATTGGATGACGCTGTAGCTGCAGCAAAAGTAGCACAGACTAAAATCGGTACTATTGCAATGCGCAATAAAATTATCGATATTATCCGCCGCGCTGCACGTAACAATGCCCGTCGTCTTTCTGAAATGGCTGTTGAAGAAACTGGCATGGGTAATGTTGAAGACAAGATCGCGAAAACTCTTCTTGTTGCAGACCGCACCCCGGGTACTGAAGTAGTATCTGCTGAAGCAATTACTGGTGACAACGGTTTTACCATGATCGAAAAAGCTCCTTGGGGCGTTATCGCATCTGTAACTCCTTCCACCAACCCTGGCTCTACTGTTATCAACAACGGTATCAGCATGATTGCCGCCGGTAACTCTGTTGTATTTGCTCCGCATCCTGCTGCTAAACGTATTACTCAGGAAGCAATCAAGATCATCAACAAAGCTGTTGTTGCTGAAACCGGTATTGCTAACCTTCTCGTTGCAGTTAAGGAACCTTCCATCGATGCTGCTAAGCGCCTCTTTACTTACGACGGAATTAACCTCCTCGTAGTAACAGGTGGTGAAGCTGTAGTTGAAGCTGCACGTAAAACTACCAACAAACGCCTTATGGCTGCTGGTGCTGGTAACCCTCCTGTAGTTGTTGACGAAACTGCTGACATCGCCCGTGCCGCTGAATCCATTTACATTGGCGCATCTTTCGATAACAACCTCATCTGCGCTGACGAAAAAGAAGTTATTGCAGTTGATTCTATTGCTGATCAGCTTAAAGCTGAGATGAAAAAAGTTGGTGCGTACGAGTTGACTCTTGAGCAGGCTAACACCATCGCTCAGACCGTTATTCTTGATTACGGCACTGATAAAGCTCGTGCTAATCCAAAATGGGTTGGTCGTGACGCTAAAAAACTCGCTGCAATTGCAGGCGTAACTGTTCCGGATACCTGTAAGCTTCTTATCGTAGATGCTGGCCGTGATTCTGATTACGTTTTCGCAAAAGTAGAGCAGATGATGCCTCTCGTGCCTGTACTTCGTGCGCACAACTTTGCAGAAGCACTTGAGTGGGCACTTAAACTTGAGCGTGGTCTCAGCCACACCGCTGGTCTGCATTCCACCAACGTTAACAATATGGAAGCAATGGCTCGTGCTACTAATACCAGCCTTTTTGTTAAAAACGGCCCTCACGTAGCCGGTCTTGGTGCTGGTGGTGAAGGTTGGACTTCCATGACCATTTCCACCCCTACCGGTGAAGGTGTTACTAACGCGGCTACATTTACCCGTATCCGTCGTTGTGCCCTCGTTGATTGCTTTAGGATCGTTTAG
- a CDS encoding TRAP transporter large permease, whose amino-acid sequence MGVAEVLFLTFLVLMLLGAPITVALGVSAMFSFMVVGQDLSTLIQIAFTSVNSFPIMALPAFVLAGALMECAGVSKRLVLIAENLVGPVRGGLAISTALACVFFGAISGSGPATTAAVGMLMIPAMIKRDYEPGYAAAATATAGGVGIIIPPSIPMVIYGVAAQESITKMFLGGVIPGLLIAVGLICMHLFKCRKMEVHEDMAAWSASTLLTSMKEGIWAMMAPIVILGGIYSGFFTPTEAAIVAIFYTLFVGFFIYKELSIKALMKSLETTSWLTGRVLIIMFTAYAFGRLLVQYRIPDQIVEMLLNFTSDVMVVWIFVVLILLFLGMFMETLAIILLVTPVLLPVMKAFGVDPIHFGIVLVCCCGVGFSTPPLGENMFIASGIADVSLEEISAKAIPFCCITIGVIFLLVMFPQLILFLPKMLM is encoded by the coding sequence ATGGGTGTTGCAGAAGTTTTATTTCTAACATTTCTGGTGCTCATGCTTTTGGGAGCACCAATCACAGTAGCACTTGGTGTGTCTGCCATGTTCTCATTCATGGTTGTAGGTCAGGATCTGAGCACACTCATCCAGATCGCATTCACCTCAGTTAACAGCTTTCCTATCATGGCACTGCCGGCATTTGTACTTGCAGGGGCCTTGATGGAATGTGCCGGCGTATCAAAACGCTTAGTTCTCATTGCTGAAAACCTCGTTGGCCCTGTTCGTGGCGGACTTGCAATTTCTACCGCTCTTGCTTGTGTATTCTTCGGCGCCATTTCCGGCTCCGGTCCGGCTACCACTGCTGCGGTTGGCATGCTGATGATTCCTGCAATGATTAAAAGGGATTACGAGCCAGGATACGCTGCAGCAGCAACTGCTACTGCGGGTGGCGTAGGTATCATTATTCCACCTTCTATTCCTATGGTTATCTACGGCGTTGCAGCACAGGAATCCATTACAAAGATGTTCCTTGGTGGTGTTATTCCAGGCCTCTTAATTGCTGTCGGTCTTATTTGCATGCACTTATTTAAGTGTCGTAAAATGGAAGTACATGAAGATATGGCGGCATGGTCTGCATCCACTCTTCTTACATCCATGAAAGAAGGTATCTGGGCGATGATGGCACCTATCGTTATTCTGGGTGGTATCTACTCTGGATTCTTTACACCGACAGAAGCTGCTATTGTAGCAATTTTCTACACATTGTTTGTCGGCTTCTTCATCTACAAAGAACTTTCAATCAAAGCTTTGATGAAGTCTCTTGAGACAACCTCATGGCTTACCGGACGCGTACTCATCATTATGTTTACCGCATATGCATTCGGTAGACTTCTTGTACAGTACCGCATTCCAGACCAGATCGTTGAGATGCTCCTCAACTTTACATCTGACGTAATGGTAGTTTGGATCTTTGTAGTGCTTATTCTTCTGTTCCTTGGCATGTTCATGGAAACTCTGGCAATCATCCTTCTCGTTACCCCGGTACTGCTTCCAGTTATGAAAGCATTCGGCGTGGATCCAATTCACTTCGGTATCGTTCTTGTGTGTTGCTGTGGCGTAGGCTTCTCTACTCCACCACTGGGAGAAAACATGTTTATCGCCTCAGGTATTGCAGACGTCTCGCTTGAAGAAATATCTGCAAAAGCAATTCCTTTCTGCTGCATCACTATCGGTGTTATCTTCCTGCTCGTGATGTTCCCGCAGCTTATTCTCTTCTTGCCAAAAATGCTCATGTAA
- the eutJ gene encoding ethanolamine utilization protein EutJ: protein MAISWELACERLDRAAAMMNDTDPVSVEGPIHIGIDLGTADVVLMAVDGEGEPVAVFLEWTEVVRDGVVVDFVGACDVVRKFVAMAEERLGIEITEASTSFPPGTDARLSTNILETAGLDVTYVEDEPSCVASLLELDKAAVVDIGGGTTGTAIVKGGEIVFSDDEPTGGKHITLTIAGHYDVALEKAEEYKRKAEEYKILSIAKPTLERVSDIVSAHMAGHEVDSVLLSGGTCCLPGIETIFEKELKLPVHLPSQPLMLTPLSIASLALR, encoded by the coding sequence ATGGCCATTTCTTGGGAGTTAGCATGCGAGCGACTTGATCGCGCCGCCGCCATGATGAATGACACCGACCCTGTTTCGGTTGAAGGCCCGATTCACATTGGCATTGACTTAGGTACAGCGGATGTTGTGCTTATGGCTGTTGATGGCGAAGGCGAGCCTGTTGCTGTCTTCCTGGAATGGACAGAAGTTGTACGTGACGGAGTTGTGGTAGACTTTGTCGGTGCCTGCGATGTTGTTCGCAAATTTGTAGCCATGGCGGAAGAACGCCTTGGTATCGAAATCACCGAAGCTTCCACCTCTTTTCCTCCGGGGACTGATGCGCGTCTTTCCACAAATATTTTGGAAACCGCAGGTCTCGATGTGACCTATGTTGAAGACGAACCAAGCTGTGTTGCATCCCTTCTTGAGTTGGATAAAGCAGCAGTTGTTGATATCGGCGGTGGTACCACTGGTACTGCAATCGTTAAAGGCGGCGAGATTGTTTTCAGTGATGATGAGCCGACTGGTGGTAAGCATATTACGCTTACCATTGCTGGGCACTATGATGTCGCTCTTGAAAAAGCTGAAGAGTACAAACGCAAAGCGGAGGAATACAAAATTCTCTCCATTGCAAAGCCGACTCTTGAGCGTGTTAGTGACATCGTTTCGGCTCATATGGCAGGGCACGAGGTTGATTCAGTTCTTCTTTCAGGTGGTACTTGCTGCCTGCCGGGAATTGAGACTATCTTTGAAAAAGAGCTTAAGCTTCCTGTACATCTTCCAAGTCAGCCGCTTATGCTAACCCCGTTATCTATTGCGTCGTTAGCTCTGCGTTAG
- a CDS encoding TRAP transporter substrate-binding protein, with the protein MFRKALVLVALVAMMAVSSVSFAQDPTILRIGMGDPIDSEMGAIATRFKEIVEGRTDGKVEVQIFPSGQLGDETEMIQNVRRGNLDMAVVGIANTVPFVKKLGILTLPYLFENMYDVVRGATGPAHEMLNEFAVKEGGFRVLGWTYTDYRYLSNSQHPIKKLADVKDMKFRVPQSAVILETYRSWGANPVPISWAETFTALQQGVVDGQCYGYITFQAAKFNEVQKYITEVHYTYQLQPMMISERLYKKLTPEMQQLVVDAGREAQEYCLAFQLVDAGRAKAELIASGIQIDTLEDEAEWKKLAVDNVWPKMTDFVGGQKVLDRYLGYIGKK; encoded by the coding sequence ATGTTTAGGAAAGCATTAGTGCTGGTTGCACTGGTAGCAATGATGGCAGTTTCGTCTGTGTCATTTGCTCAGGACCCAACGATTCTTCGCATCGGTATGGGCGACCCTATTGATTCCGAAATGGGTGCTATCGCAACCCGCTTCAAGGAAATCGTAGAAGGTCGTACCGACGGAAAAGTAGAAGTACAGATTTTCCCAAGTGGTCAGCTCGGTGATGAAACCGAAATGATTCAGAACGTTCGCCGCGGAAACCTCGACATGGCAGTAGTAGGTATCGCGAACACCGTTCCTTTCGTTAAAAAACTCGGCATTCTTACCCTGCCGTACCTCTTCGAAAACATGTACGACGTAGTACGCGGTGCTACTGGCCCTGCTCACGAAATGCTTAACGAATTTGCAGTGAAAGAAGGCGGATTCCGTGTTCTTGGCTGGACCTACACTGACTACCGTTACCTTTCCAACTCTCAGCACCCGATTAAAAAACTTGCTGACGTTAAGGACATGAAATTCCGTGTTCCACAGTCCGCAGTTATTCTTGAAACTTACCGTTCATGGGGCGCAAACCCAGTACCTATCTCCTGGGCAGAAACCTTCACAGCTCTCCAGCAGGGAGTAGTAGATGGTCAGTGCTACGGTTACATCACGTTCCAGGCTGCTAAATTCAACGAAGTACAGAAGTACATCACTGAAGTTCATTACACTTACCAGCTCCAGCCAATGATGATTTCTGAACGTCTTTACAAAAAGCTCACTCCAGAAATGCAGCAGCTCGTAGTAGACGCTGGCCGTGAAGCTCAGGAATATTGCCTTGCATTCCAGCTCGTAGACGCTGGCCGCGCTAAAGCAGAACTCATCGCGTCCGGTATCCAGATTGATACTCTCGAAGATGAAGCTGAATGGAAAAAACTCGCAGTCGATAATGTATGGCCTAAAATGACCGACTTTGTTGGCGGCCAGAAAGTGCTTGATCGTTACCTCGGTTACATCGGCAAAAAATAA
- a CDS encoding TRAP transporter small permease: MFKKILFNTLDHVESYICQALLAFFVVVLFLQIILREIGTPLYWSEEVARFSFVWFVFFGASYAARLAAHNRVTLQFKLFPPIVGEISMLLMDVVWIVFNSVMTWKGIQTIQDLIEFPYSTPALDWQLSWVYLIFPISFTLMSLRILQVNYIKWILKQEIEDPDKADIEKSKNALKGEEG, from the coding sequence ATGTTCAAAAAAATCCTTTTTAATACTCTCGACCATGTTGAGAGTTACATCTGCCAAGCACTCCTTGCATTCTTTGTTGTGGTTCTTTTCTTACAGATTATTCTGCGTGAAATCGGCACACCATTGTACTGGAGTGAGGAAGTCGCCCGCTTCTCTTTTGTTTGGTTTGTATTTTTTGGCGCTTCCTACGCGGCAAGACTCGCTGCTCACAACCGTGTAACGCTTCAGTTCAAACTATTCCCGCCTATCGTGGGTGAAATTTCCATGCTTCTCATGGATGTTGTCTGGATCGTTTTTAACAGCGTGATGACTTGGAAAGGCATCCAGACCATTCAGGACCTGATCGAATTTCCGTACTCCACCCCTGCTCTCGATTGGCAGCTCAGCTGGGTATATCTGATCTTCCCAATCAGCTTCACACTTATGTCTCTGCGTATTTTGCAGGTTAACTACATTAAATGGATTCTGAAGCAGGAAATTGAAGACCCTGACAAAGCTGATATTGAAAAGAGTAAAAATGCTCTGAAGGGTGAGGAGGGTTAG
- a CDS encoding EutN/CcmL family microcompartment protein: MELGRVRGQVVSTVRDPGVPPVTLLLVDLVTADGEVVRSGQVAADTLGAGEGEIVLLVRGSSARFTMTDRPPLDLSVIAIIDQITSQGETVYNK; this comes from the coding sequence ATGGAATTAGGAAGAGTACGAGGACAGGTAGTTTCTACTGTTCGTGATCCCGGCGTGCCTCCCGTAACGTTGCTGCTGGTGGATCTTGTTACCGCTGACGGTGAAGTTGTTCGTTCTGGCCAGGTCGCAGCTGACACCCTTGGTGCCGGAGAAGGGGAAATTGTCCTGTTAGTCCGTGGTAGTTCCGCGCGTTTTACTATGACAGATAGACCTCCTCTTGACCTGAGTGTAATCGCAATAATTGATCAGATTACCTCACAGGGCGAAACGGTTTACAATAAATAA